The following are encoded in a window of Halosolutus halophilus genomic DNA:
- the prf1 gene encoding peptide chain release factor aRF-1: MSQEGEQEQSDRKKYEFRKVIEDLKDYEGSGTQLVSIYVPDDRQVSDVVQHVTQEHSEAANIKSKQTRTNVQDALTSIKDRLRYYDTYPPENGMVLFSGAVDSGGGRTEMITKVLESPPQPVESFRYHCDSDFLTEPLEEMLADKGLYGLIVLDRREANVGWLKGKRIEPVKSASSLVPGKQRKGGQSAQRFARLRLEAIDNFYQEVAGMANDLFVPKRHELDGILVGGPSPTKDEFLDGDYLHHEIQDNVLGKFDVAYTDESGLKDLVDNAEDALADAEVVKDKQQMEEFFEELNAGDLATYGFEQTRKNLMMGAVDRLLISEDLRKDVVTYDCPECGATEREVIDRRKSTPTHTCTECGTEVEATEEDREDAIDHLIEIAEQRGTETKFISTDFEKGEQLYNAFGGFAGILRYSTGV, from the coding sequence ATGAGCCAGGAGGGCGAGCAGGAGCAATCCGACCGGAAGAAATACGAGTTCCGGAAGGTCATCGAGGATCTCAAGGACTACGAAGGCTCTGGCACGCAACTCGTATCGATCTACGTTCCCGACGATCGACAGGTGAGTGACGTCGTCCAGCACGTTACCCAGGAACACAGCGAGGCGGCCAACATCAAGTCCAAGCAGACCCGGACGAACGTCCAGGACGCACTGACGAGTATCAAGGACCGGCTCCGGTACTACGACACCTACCCGCCGGAGAACGGTATGGTGCTGTTCTCGGGCGCCGTCGACTCCGGCGGTGGCCGCACCGAGATGATCACCAAGGTCCTCGAGAGCCCGCCCCAGCCCGTCGAGTCCTTCCGCTATCACTGCGACTCGGACTTCCTGACAGAGCCGCTAGAGGAGATGCTCGCCGACAAGGGGCTGTACGGCCTGATCGTCCTCGATCGGCGCGAAGCCAACGTCGGCTGGCTGAAGGGCAAACGCATCGAACCCGTCAAGTCCGCCTCCTCGCTCGTCCCCGGCAAGCAGCGCAAAGGTGGCCAGTCCGCCCAGCGATTCGCCCGCCTGCGACTCGAGGCGATCGACAACTTCTACCAGGAGGTCGCGGGAATGGCCAACGACCTCTTCGTCCCGAAACGCCACGAACTCGACGGCATCCTCGTCGGCGGTCCCTCGCCGACCAAAGACGAGTTCCTCGACGGCGACTACCTCCACCACGAGATCCAGGACAACGTCCTCGGGAAGTTCGACGTCGCCTACACCGACGAGTCCGGCCTGAAAGACCTCGTCGACAACGCCGAAGACGCGCTGGCCGACGCCGAGGTGGTAAAGGACAAACAGCAGATGGAGGAGTTCTTCGAGGAACTCAACGCCGGCGACCTCGCGACCTACGGGTTCGAGCAGACCCGGAAGAACCTCATGATGGGCGCGGTCGACCGCCTGCTGATCAGCGAGGACCTCCGGAAGGACGTCGTTACGTACGACTGCCCCGAGTGCGGTGCCACCGAGCGGGAAGTGATCGACCGCCGGAAGTCGACGCCGACACACACGTGTACCGAGTGCGGGACCGAGGTCGAGGCGACCGAGGAAGACCGCGAGGACGCGATCGACCACCTCATCGAGATCGCCGAACAGCGCGGCACCGAGACCAAGTTCATCTCGACCGATTTCGAAAAGGGTGAACAGCTCTACAACGCCTTCGGCGGGTTCGCGGGCATTCTGCGGTACAGTACCGGCGTCTAG
- the udk gene encoding uridine kinase gives MSIPSFAIGIAGGTGAGKTTVARTVAETVGEGVTRIPLDNYYEDLSHLTFDEREAVNYDHPSAFEWDLLRTQLNALLTGQPIEMPQYDFEVHNRADDRVTVDPSDVIVLEGILALHDEAIREMLDLRVYVMTDADVRILRRIERDVIERDRDLEGVMEQYLETVKPMHEKFVAPTKKHADVIIPEGANRMAIDLLTEKVQAELPDGAERNDPDRELPFNGSRTD, from the coding sequence ATGAGTATACCGTCGTTCGCTATCGGAATCGCCGGCGGCACGGGCGCGGGGAAGACGACGGTCGCACGGACGGTCGCGGAGACTGTCGGCGAGGGCGTCACGCGAATTCCGCTCGACAACTACTACGAGGATCTCTCCCACCTCACGTTCGACGAACGGGAGGCGGTCAACTACGATCACCCGTCCGCGTTCGAGTGGGACCTGCTGCGGACGCAACTCAACGCGTTGCTGACGGGACAGCCGATCGAGATGCCCCAGTACGACTTCGAGGTGCACAACCGCGCGGACGACCGCGTCACCGTCGACCCCTCGGACGTGATCGTCCTCGAGGGGATTCTCGCGCTGCACGACGAGGCGATCCGGGAGATGCTCGATCTGCGAGTGTACGTGATGACCGACGCGGACGTCCGCATCCTGCGCCGGATCGAGCGCGACGTCATCGAGCGCGACCGCGACCTCGAGGGGGTCATGGAACAGTACCTCGAGACGGTCAAACCGATGCACGAGAAGTTCGTCGCACCGACGAAGAAACACGCGGACGTGATCATCCCCGAAGGGGCCAACCGGATGGCGATCGACCTCCTGACCGAGAAAGTGCAGGCCGAACTGCCGGACGGGGCGGAACGGAACGATCCCGACCGCGAACTGCCGTTCAACGGATCGAGGACGGATTGA
- a CDS encoding helix-turn-helix transcriptional regulator, which yields MRSPSPSLDVLETVTRRQDLLSTLANGARDKRDLVDRLECSRSTIDRAVRELEWLEFIERNDGRYRLTAAGRLALSEHRRSVSVFQSIGEVGPLLREIPRDAPMSTSLLDGADVSEPPPHAPNEPLQQLACYLDRADRVRASTTAERLPQLRKRLHERTIDGTLDAELLVTDDLAEFVRTEYPEQLHDVIVDGGVDFHVVDSLPYELTIVELPTESRVFLFVLQESDIKAIIENDTREAIEWGNEVYRRFRARGTRLSPPR from the coding sequence ATGCGTTCCCCGAGCCCCAGTCTGGACGTCCTCGAAACCGTCACGCGCCGGCAGGACCTCCTCTCGACGCTCGCGAACGGGGCGCGTGACAAGCGGGACCTCGTCGATCGCCTCGAGTGTTCGCGGTCGACGATCGATCGGGCAGTCCGCGAACTCGAGTGGCTGGAGTTCATCGAGCGGAACGACGGTAGGTACCGGCTGACGGCAGCGGGTCGACTGGCACTCTCGGAGCATCGCCGCAGCGTCAGCGTCTTCCAATCGATCGGCGAGGTCGGTCCCTTGCTGCGGGAGATTCCACGGGACGCACCGATGTCGACGTCGCTACTCGACGGTGCCGACGTGTCGGAGCCGCCGCCACACGCACCGAACGAACCGCTCCAGCAACTCGCCTGCTACCTCGATCGGGCCGATCGAGTGCGTGCCAGTACGACCGCGGAACGCCTCCCGCAGCTTCGAAAGCGACTGCACGAGCGAACGATCGACGGCACCCTCGACGCGGAGTTGCTCGTGACCGACGACCTCGCGGAGTTCGTCCGGACGGAGTATCCCGAGCAACTCCACGACGTGATCGTCGACGGGGGCGTCGATTTCCACGTCGTCGACTCGCTTCCCTACGAACTCACGATCGTCGAACTCCCGACCGAGTCACGGGTCTTCCTGTTCGTGCTCCAGGAGTCGGATATCAAGGCGATCATCGAGAACGACACCCGGGAAGCGATCGAGTGGGGCAACGAGGTCTATCGGCGGTTCCGCGCGAGGGGGACGAGATTGTCGCCGCCGAGGTGA
- the argS gene encoding arginine--tRNA ligase, which yields MFRALRAEVEGVLEAALADRDFPTDDLGIEEPPDDVESVLASSVAFRLAGEAGAPPPQVAGEIADAIDLDDLTYVSDVRTQGPYLNFLPSDAYFAETLATATGDEYGTLEDRAESVVVEHTSANPTGPVHVGRARNPIIGDAVANLLAYAGYDVDRHYYVNDAGRQIATFTWAYETFDESDLETEPERDRIEYDLVRYYRKGNAYLETADDDAVAEAEAEIEAIMQGLEDGDEETYERVSEVVDQVLSGMKQCLERLPAEFDEFVKETRFMFDGSTDEVVDRLTNLDEAVYEEEAWQLDLDEHGIDKNLVFQRADGTSLYPTRDLAHHEWKFDNYDRAVTVLGEDHKLQAKQLRTALELLGNDTDGLRQVIYSYVNLPEGKMSTRRGTGVDLDDLLDEAIDRARQEVEDRLDDRIRDDDLDDEDVERIAHQVGIGAVRYDIVSKQPTKAITFEWDQALDFEAQSAPYVQYVHARCCGILEEAGLAVADDGRIGGLTTADVDAALLDAPEERDLLETIGRFPAAVEEAADDLEPHQIATYTREFADRFNAFYRECPVLADDVDPDVRDARLALVAASKHTVANALSILGVDAPRSM from the coding sequence ATGTTCCGTGCCCTACGCGCCGAGGTCGAGGGTGTCCTCGAGGCGGCGCTCGCCGATCGCGACTTCCCGACGGACGATCTCGGGATCGAAGAACCGCCGGACGACGTCGAGAGCGTTCTCGCCTCGAGCGTCGCCTTTCGACTCGCCGGCGAGGCCGGTGCCCCGCCGCCGCAGGTCGCGGGAGAGATCGCCGACGCGATCGACCTCGACGACCTGACCTACGTCTCGGACGTACGGACCCAGGGACCGTATCTCAACTTCCTGCCGAGCGACGCCTACTTCGCGGAGACCCTCGCGACCGCCACGGGGGACGAGTACGGCACCCTCGAAGACCGCGCGGAGTCCGTCGTCGTCGAACACACCAGCGCGAACCCGACCGGGCCGGTCCACGTCGGCCGCGCACGGAATCCGATCATCGGCGACGCGGTCGCTAACCTGCTCGCGTACGCGGGGTACGACGTCGATCGCCACTACTACGTCAACGATGCGGGCCGCCAGATCGCGACGTTCACCTGGGCCTACGAGACGTTCGACGAGTCCGACCTGGAGACAGAACCCGAGCGCGATCGCATCGAGTACGATCTCGTGCGCTACTACCGCAAGGGCAACGCCTACCTCGAGACCGCTGACGACGACGCCGTCGCCGAGGCCGAGGCCGAGATCGAGGCGATCATGCAGGGACTCGAAGACGGCGACGAGGAGACCTACGAACGGGTCAGCGAGGTCGTCGACCAGGTTCTCTCCGGGATGAAGCAGTGTCTCGAACGGCTGCCCGCCGAGTTCGACGAGTTCGTCAAGGAGACCCGGTTCATGTTCGACGGCTCGACGGACGAGGTGGTCGATCGACTCACGAACCTCGACGAGGCCGTCTACGAGGAGGAGGCCTGGCAACTCGACCTCGACGAGCACGGGATCGACAAGAACCTCGTCTTCCAGCGGGCCGACGGCACCTCGTTGTACCCGACCCGCGACCTCGCCCACCACGAGTGGAAGTTCGACAACTACGATCGCGCGGTGACCGTGCTGGGCGAGGACCACAAACTCCAGGCGAAACAGCTCCGGACGGCCCTCGAGTTGCTGGGCAACGACACCGACGGGCTTCGGCAGGTGATCTACTCCTACGTCAACCTGCCCGAGGGCAAGATGTCGACCCGCCGGGGGACCGGCGTCGACCTGGACGATCTGCTCGACGAGGCGATCGACCGGGCCCGCCAGGAAGTCGAGGACCGACTCGACGACCGCATCCGGGACGACGACCTGGACGACGAGGACGTCGAGCGAATCGCTCATCAGGTCGGGATCGGCGCGGTCCGGTACGACATCGTCTCGAAGCAGCCGACGAAGGCGATTACCTTCGAGTGGGACCAGGCGCTGGACTTCGAGGCTCAGTCCGCACCGTACGTGCAGTACGTCCACGCGCGGTGCTGTGGCATCCTGGAGGAGGCCGGCCTCGCGGTCGCCGACGACGGCCGAATCGGGGGACTCACGACTGCTGACGTCGACGCGGCCCTGCTCGACGCCCCCGAAGAGCGGGATCTGCTCGAGACGATCGGCCGGTTCCCGGCCGCCGTCGAGGAGGCCGCAGACGACCTCGAACCTCACCAGATCGCGACCTACACTCGCGAGTTCGCGGACCGGTTCAACGCCTTCTACCGCGAGTGTCCGGTGCTCGCCGACGACGTCGATCCCGACGTCCGGGACGCGCGACTCGCGCTGGTGGCCGCCTCGAAACACACCGTCGCGAACGCACTGTCGATCCTCGGCGTCGACGCACCGCGATCGATGTAG
- a CDS encoding acyltransferase, whose amino-acid sequence MTKRYVSLPDEAEAGMREFIDEVDERLSSDEDTCAVVKHVLIDLSGDREAYERWQAGKDVSPAERVRLQSYDPCNTTLESEYYAEKDEERFRQSKHLQWLWRQFDSLPIADNVEFALRFRRMLADHLFEECGENCRFFKNISFTYGHNITIGDNTVVHDDVHLDDRGRLTIGDRVSISDGVHVYSHDHDVVDQTEVRNYHTIVEDDVRLTYDSMVRAGNRVGENAIVGARGVVQHDIPAHHIAVGMPAKSVKIKPGWESVATPIEEGGVNRQEQRHLEYDLPDDFEAFDEFGRDLEPPR is encoded by the coding sequence ATGACAAAGCGGTACGTCTCGCTCCCCGACGAGGCGGAGGCGGGCATGCGCGAGTTCATCGACGAGGTCGACGAGCGACTGTCGAGCGACGAGGATACCTGCGCAGTCGTCAAGCACGTGTTGATCGACCTCTCGGGCGATCGCGAGGCCTACGAGCGCTGGCAGGCGGGCAAGGACGTCTCGCCGGCGGAACGCGTCCGACTGCAGAGCTACGACCCGTGTAACACCACCCTCGAGAGCGAGTACTACGCCGAGAAGGACGAAGAGCGGTTCCGCCAATCGAAACACCTCCAGTGGCTCTGGCGGCAGTTCGACAGTCTGCCGATCGCGGACAACGTCGAGTTCGCGCTGCGATTCCGGCGGATGCTCGCGGACCACCTGTTCGAAGAGTGCGGGGAGAACTGCCGTTTCTTCAAGAATATCTCGTTCACCTACGGCCACAACATCACGATCGGCGACAACACGGTCGTCCACGACGACGTCCACCTCGACGACCGCGGGAGGCTGACGATCGGTGATCGGGTGTCGATCTCCGACGGCGTCCACGTCTACAGTCACGATCACGACGTCGTCGACCAGACCGAGGTGCGCAACTACCACACGATCGTCGAGGACGACGTGCGCCTCACGTACGACTCGATGGTCCGGGCGGGGAACAGGGTCGGCGAGAACGCCATCGTCGGCGCGCGCGGCGTCGTCCAGCACGACATCCCCGCACACCACATCGCGGTCGGAATGCCCGCCAAGAGCGTCAAGATCAAGCCCGGCTGGGAGTCGGTCGCGACCCCGATCGAGGAGGGCGGGGTCAACCGCCAGGAGCAACGCCACCTCGAGTACGACCTGCCGGACGATTTCGAGGCGTTCGACGAGTTCGGCCGCGACCTGGAGCCTCCGCGGTAA
- a CDS encoding HalOD1 output domain-containing protein has protein sequence MSGYTPPAPQSRSPSVYRAVHDPEGTATLSTTVIHALADCTGVDVTDCRFSLYDAVDPDALDALFRPRHDGRPRTGGRLSFVVDDHYVTVTSDGEILIEPPESDRYAPR, from the coding sequence ATGTCCGGATACACGCCCCCCGCACCACAGTCTCGCTCTCCATCGGTGTATCGCGCCGTCCACGACCCCGAGGGAACTGCCACCCTCAGCACGACCGTGATTCACGCACTGGCCGACTGCACGGGCGTCGACGTCACCGACTGCCGGTTCTCGCTGTACGACGCCGTCGATCCCGACGCGCTCGACGCGCTCTTTCGACCGCGCCACGACGGTAGGCCGCGGACCGGCGGCAGACTCTCGTTTGTCGTCGACGACCACTACGTGACGGTCACGAGCGACGGAGAAATCCTGATCGAACCGCCCGAATCGGACCGCTACGCGCCTCGCTGA
- a CDS encoding PRC-barrel domain containing protein, with amino-acid sequence MTRERLTKADEGKRVLNIDGTEVGRIVAVEEGRGYVDPDPSITATIKAKLGWGDAGDDAHPLDEGSIQEITDDEIYLRGTL; translated from the coding sequence ATGACACGAGAGCGCCTCACGAAAGCGGACGAAGGGAAGCGCGTCCTGAACATCGACGGTACCGAGGTCGGTCGAATCGTGGCGGTCGAGGAGGGGCGTGGCTACGTCGATCCCGACCCGTCGATCACGGCCACTATCAAGGCCAAACTCGGCTGGGGTGACGCCGGTGACGACGCGCATCCGCTCGACGAAGGGAGCATCCAGGAGATCACCGACGACGAGATCTATCTCCGGGGAACGCTCTGA
- a CDS encoding DUF7577 domain-containing protein — protein MELWGWLVGYVVLFALLHLLLYYVYARREDGENAGTPSFADPNRASSRSSPGADRYPRAPDDTSDPDDVAGTLEFEGETIRCPHCGARNAADQTFTYCWNCVSTLRQ, from the coding sequence ATGGAGCTCTGGGGCTGGCTCGTCGGATACGTCGTGCTGTTCGCCCTGCTTCACCTGTTACTGTACTACGTGTACGCCCGCCGCGAGGACGGTGAGAACGCCGGAACGCCGTCGTTCGCCGACCCCAACCGCGCGAGTTCGCGCTCCTCGCCCGGGGCCGATCGGTATCCTCGTGCGCCGGACGACACCAGCGATCCGGACGACGTGGCCGGGACCCTCGAGTTCGAAGGCGAGACGATTCGGTGTCCACATTGCGGCGCACGGAACGCGGCCGACCAGACCTTCACCTACTGCTGGAACTGCGTTTCGACGCTTCGCCAGTGA
- the minD gene encoding cell division ATPase MinD, which translates to MSQETVYAIASGKGGVGKTTTTVNLGTALAQAGERVAVVDADLGMANLAGFVSLTPDATTLHDVLAGDASIDDATYRLAKNIVAVPSGTDLDDYAETSPEGLRDVVSELRSSFDYVFLDVGAGVSHETVLPLGLADAVLLVSTPEPAAVHDSKKTVELTDRTGGEVAGLVITRTRPSSDISYEEIATRLDLPLLGTIPEDRMARESVYAGTPLVVYEPDGPAAVAYRRLASDLAGIDVPDRPPNGRETASDGGIRSADRSRGKAGAAAASLTDRVPGEGSDGREAAQEDVSSAITEAETDP; encoded by the coding sequence ATGTCTCAGGAGACGGTATATGCTATCGCGAGCGGGAAAGGCGGCGTCGGCAAGACGACGACGACGGTAAACCTCGGGACGGCGCTCGCACAGGCGGGCGAGCGCGTCGCGGTCGTCGACGCCGACCTGGGTATGGCGAACCTCGCCGGATTCGTCAGCCTGACCCCCGACGCGACGACGCTGCACGACGTGCTGGCTGGCGACGCATCGATCGACGACGCGACCTATCGGCTGGCGAAGAACATCGTCGCGGTTCCCAGTGGAACCGACCTCGACGACTACGCCGAAACCTCCCCCGAAGGGCTACGCGACGTCGTTTCGGAGCTTCGATCGTCCTTCGACTACGTCTTTCTCGACGTCGGTGCCGGCGTCAGCCACGAGACCGTCCTCCCGCTCGGGCTGGCCGACGCCGTCTTGCTCGTCTCGACGCCGGAACCTGCGGCCGTCCACGACTCGAAGAAGACGGTCGAACTGACCGACCGGACCGGTGGCGAGGTCGCCGGCCTCGTAATCACGCGGACCCGACCGAGCAGCGACATCTCCTACGAGGAAATCGCCACCCGGCTCGACCTCCCCTTGCTGGGGACGATTCCGGAGGACCGGATGGCCCGCGAGAGCGTCTACGCCGGGACTCCGCTGGTCGTCTACGAACCCGACGGACCTGCCGCCGTGGCCTACCGCCGACTCGCGAGCGACCTCGCCGGTATCGACGTCCCCGATCGACCGCCGAACGGTCGCGAGACGGCCAGCGACGGCGGCATTCGGTCCGCCGACCGCTCACGGGGAAAGGCGGGCGCGGCGGCCGCGTCGTTGACAGACCGCGTCCCAGGCGAGGGGTCCGACGGCCGCGAGGCAGCACAGGAGGACGTCTCGAGTGCGATCACGGAAGCCGAAACCGACCCCTGA
- a CDS encoding NUDIX domain-containing protein, whose amino-acid sequence MVSRPPTFCPHCGDSLETVAVDGRERERCLDCDRVIWHNPVPCAAVAVVDRTEPDPAVLCVERGVPPGVGEWTLPGGHVEIDEAPEAAAARELAEETDVAVDPDALELLDATTVPPRDGKHVVTIHYVVDRNATGGEPIAGSDATAARFWSPTAFDASDETFRPVHEERFRTAAALFESHY is encoded by the coding sequence ATGGTGAGCCGTCCGCCGACGTTCTGTCCCCACTGTGGTGACTCCCTCGAGACGGTCGCGGTCGACGGTCGCGAGCGCGAGCGCTGTCTGGACTGCGATCGAGTGATCTGGCACAACCCGGTTCCATGTGCCGCGGTCGCCGTCGTCGATCGGACGGAACCCGACCCCGCAGTACTCTGCGTCGAACGCGGGGTCCCGCCGGGGGTCGGCGAGTGGACGCTTCCCGGCGGACACGTGGAGATCGACGAGGCGCCCGAGGCGGCCGCGGCCCGGGAACTGGCGGAGGAGACCGACGTCGCGGTCGATCCAGACGCCCTCGAACTCCTCGACGCGACGACGGTCCCGCCGCGGGACGGGAAACACGTCGTCACGATTCACTACGTCGTCGATCGGAACGCAACCGGCGGCGAACCGATCGCAGGCAGCGACGCCACCGCAGCCAGGTTCTGGTCGCCGACGGCGTTCGACGCCTCGGACGAGACGTTCCGTCCGGTCCACGAGGAACGGTTTCGGACCGCCGCGGCGCTGTTCGAGTCCCACTACTGA
- a CDS encoding MSCRAMM family adhesin SdrC, with protein sequence MPRDGTTRRHVLKGVAGGSAATAAGIGGGATAASSRGAARGQDGGIAIAIRTANDPVEAGEFLRVDARFENAGSEPVTETIRFVVGHDPTTVDSGTVQLDSGESETITLGFETALVRNNQQFPVRVEGETDTAERSVLVYGTEGGPTGDIAVRILETDHPVDAGEYLEVLVELAPVDGPAAGEVRFVVGHDPTEVDSRGVTLESGETESVTLGFETALVRNNQQFPVRAVTDADESERSVLVYGTEDGPDGGDVAVRIRGTNHPVGAGEVLDVTAELENVGTGTVTERIDFVVGHDPTTVDSETVQLDPGEAETITLQFETALVRNTQEFPVRVRSDVDEAVRTVRVFGTDDGPDGTLAVRILETNDPVDAGEVLDVTAELEAVDGAATGEVRLVVGHDPTTVDSESVSLGPGETETVTLEFETALVENDQEFPVRVRSDADEAVRSVLVYGTGDDQDEFSVTFPSCTRAVVRVGRLEDGESVAASTGFYNLAGDGEPLYGNTIMEDWIEAGRHVDAPFTGTIVFEVGDDPGVSGGGGRATVVVPDYGDLGPVITGITDPEGYPTATITHPNPQAESCLNDLVDGGRLAVSIVGTNDPVESGEVLDVTAELENVGTAAVTRTVRLIVGHDPTVVDSESVSLGPGETGTITLQFETALVERTQEFPARVESDDDSAVRTVTVIGTAETDTDDESTTEADQAADADGESDDEPVEDPDGPDEDTDADGPSAEPGEDGDDEAAGDSGGDTGTGDSDGDAETDDSDGDTETDDSGGDTGTADSDGNNGDGDPERNADEGGGSENESTGG encoded by the coding sequence ATGCCCCGCGATGGGACAACCAGGCGACACGTTCTGAAGGGGGTCGCAGGTGGGAGTGCCGCGACGGCAGCCGGTATCGGAGGTGGTGCGACGGCCGCCAGTAGCCGGGGTGCTGCCCGGGGACAGGACGGCGGAATCGCGATCGCGATCCGCACGGCGAACGATCCTGTCGAGGCGGGCGAGTTTCTCCGCGTGGATGCTCGATTCGAGAACGCCGGTTCGGAGCCGGTGACCGAAACGATCCGGTTCGTCGTGGGCCACGATCCCACGACGGTCGATTCCGGGACCGTCCAGCTCGATTCCGGCGAGAGCGAGACGATCACGCTGGGCTTCGAGACGGCGCTGGTGCGGAACAACCAGCAGTTCCCCGTCAGGGTCGAGGGCGAGACGGACACGGCGGAGCGATCGGTCCTCGTCTACGGGACCGAGGGCGGGCCGACGGGCGACATCGCGGTCCGAATCCTCGAGACGGACCATCCCGTCGATGCGGGCGAGTACCTCGAGGTACTCGTCGAACTCGCTCCCGTCGACGGGCCGGCGGCGGGCGAGGTTCGGTTCGTCGTCGGACACGATCCCACGGAGGTCGACTCCCGCGGCGTCACCCTCGAGTCCGGCGAGACCGAATCCGTCACGCTGGGCTTCGAGACGGCGCTGGTACGGAACAATCAGCAGTTCCCCGTCAGAGCCGTCACCGACGCCGACGAGTCCGAGCGATCGGTCCTCGTCTACGGCACCGAGGACGGTCCGGACGGCGGCGACGTCGCGGTCCGGATCCGCGGGACGAACCATCCGGTCGGCGCGGGCGAGGTTCTCGACGTGACGGCCGAACTCGAGAACGTCGGTACCGGGACGGTAACGGAGAGGATCGATTTCGTCGTCGGACACGATCCCACGACGGTCGACTCCGAGACCGTCCAGCTCGATCCCGGCGAGGCTGAGACGATCACGCTCCAGTTCGAGACGGCGCTCGTCAGGAACACGCAGGAGTTCCCGGTCCGGGTGCGGAGCGACGTCGACGAGGCGGTCCGAACGGTCCGCGTCTTCGGTACGGACGACGGCCCCGATGGTACCCTCGCGGTCCGGATCCTGGAGACGAACGATCCGGTCGACGCGGGCGAGGTCCTCGACGTGACGGCCGAACTCGAGGCCGTCGACGGCGCAGCGACGGGGGAGGTCCGGCTCGTGGTCGGCCACGATCCGACGACGGTGGATTCCGAATCCGTCTCGCTCGGTCCCGGTGAGACCGAGACGGTGACCCTGGAGTTCGAGACGGCGCTCGTCGAGAACGACCAGGAGTTCCCGGTCCGGGTCCGGAGCGACGCCGACGAGGCCGTCCGATCGGTCCTCGTCTACGGCACCGGGGACGACCAGGACGAGTTCTCGGTCACGTTTCCCTCGTGTACGCGGGCGGTGGTGCGGGTGGGACGGCTCGAGGACGGCGAGTCCGTCGCTGCGAGCACCGGCTTCTACAATCTCGCGGGCGACGGAGAGCCGCTGTACGGCAACACGATCATGGAGGACTGGATCGAGGCCGGGAGACACGTCGACGCGCCGTTTACGGGGACGATCGTTTTCGAGGTCGGCGACGACCCAGGCGTCTCCGGGGGCGGCGGCCGGGCGACCGTCGTGGTGCCGGATTACGGCGATCTCGGGCCGGTCATCACCGGAATCACGGATCCGGAGGGGTACCCGACCGCGACGATCACCCATCCGAATCCACAGGCGGAGTCCTGCCTGAACGACCTCGTCGACGGGGGACGGCTCGCCGTCTCGATCGTCGGCACGAACGACCCCGTCGAGTCGGGAGAGGTCCTCGACGTGACGGCCGAACTCGAGAACGTCGGCACCGCTGCAGTTACCCGGACCGTCCGACTGATCGTCGGCCACGATCCCACGGTGGTCGATTCCGAATCCGTCTCGCTCGGCCCCGGCGAAACCGGGACGATCACGCTCCAGTTCGAAACGGCGCTCGTCGAGCGGACCCAGGAGTTCCCGGCGCGGGTCGAGAGCGACGACGATTCGGCCGTCCGGACCGTGACCGTGATCGGGACGGCGGAGACGGACACGGACGACGAATCGACCACCGAGGCGGATCAGGCGGCCGACGCTGACGGAGAATCGGACGACGAACCCGTCGAAGACCCCGACGGTCCGGACGAGGACACCGACGCCGACGGCCCGTCGGCGGAACCGGGTGAAGACGGCGACGACGAGGCGGCGGGCGATTCGGGCGGGGATACCGGAACTGGTGATTCGGACGGAGATGCGGAAACGGATGATTCGGACGGGGATACGGAAACGGATGATTCGGGCGGAGATACCGGAACGGCCGATTCGGACGGAAATAACGGGGACGGCGACCCCGAGAGGAACGCAGACGAAGGAGGTGGATCCGAAAACGAATCCACGGGCGGATAA